In the Bacillus amyloliquefaciens DSM 7 = ATCC 23350 genome, TCAAGATCGCAAGTAGCGGAACCATTGAAAAACGGCAAAAAATACGCTACCATTATAAAAAATGAATGGAGTGGAAGTATGGGGAATGCAGTAAACAGCAAAGATCAGCAGCTCGATTACTTGAAGAACAGACTCGATATGTTTATGAATGTCATTGATTCGTTAGACCCTGAATCAACGGACGTTGAAGATATAGACCGGCTCATCGGCATGCTTGATGATCTGGAAGCAAAATACGAACGGTTTAAAAAGGATTGGGAATAAACCCCGGCATCTGCCGGGGTTTTTCTCTTTCCATAATGCGGCTGTATAAAAGGGGAGAGCCTACTGCAAAATAAGGAAAAATGCAGAAGGAGTGCTGTGCATGAAATGGTTTTGTTCAATTTGCTGCATGGCCGTTTTACTTGCGGGAGGCATAAACAGCGCAGAGGCCGTGCCGAATGAGCGGATAAACTGGGGATTTAAACGCAGCGTCAATCATCAGCCGCCGGATGCCGGCAAGCAGCTGGACAATCTGGTCAAAAAATATGATGCCTTTTATTTAGGCAATACGAAAGAAAAGACCATTTATTTAACGTTTGATAACGGATATGAAAATGGATACACCCCGAAGGTGCTTGATGTGTTAAAGAAACATCATGTCACGGGCACTTTTTTTGTCACAGGCCATTTTGTAAAAGAGCAGCCTGATTTGATTAAGCGGATGTCAAAGGAAGGCCATATTATCGGCAATCATTCTTTTCATCATCCTGATCTGACGACAAAAACGGGTGATCAGATTCAGGACGAACTCGATTCCGTCACGGAAGCTGTTTACAACATCACCGGAAAGCGGGACAACCTGTATCTTCGTCCGCCGCGCGGCGTATTCAGTGAATATGTCCTGAAGGAAACGAAGCGCCTCGGATATCAAACCGTTTTCTGGTCCGTCGCATTTGTCGATTGGAAGGTTAAGGAGCAGAAAGGGAAAAAATACGCCTACGATCACATGATCAAGCAGGCGCATCCCGGCGCGATCTACCTTCTCCACACCGTTTCAAAGGACAATTCAGAAGCTCTGGACGATGCGATTAC is a window encoding:
- a CDS encoding SE1561 family protein, which codes for MGNAVNSKDQQLDYLKNRLDMFMNVIDSLDPESTDVEDIDRLIGMLDDLEAKYERFKKDWE
- the pdaA gene encoding delta-lactam-biosynthetic de-N-acetylase, with the protein product MKWFCSICCMAVLLAGGINSAEAVPNERINWGFKRSVNHQPPDAGKQLDNLVKKYDAFYLGNTKEKTIYLTFDNGYENGYTPKVLDVLKKHHVTGTFFVTGHFVKEQPDLIKRMSKEGHIIGNHSFHHPDLTTKTGDQIQDELDSVTEAVYNITGKRDNLYLRPPRGVFSEYVLKETKRLGYQTVFWSVAFVDWKVKEQKGKKYAYDHMIKQAHPGAIYLLHTVSKDNSEALDDAITDLKKEGYTFKSIDDLMFEKEMKLPRL